A region from the Mesorhizobium sp. J8 genome encodes:
- a CDS encoding SIR2 family protein codes for MKPDIEDRVISLGSGLAAIPERLLLAHARGEVLFICGAGISRPAGLPDFRELVVDMYARLDTGVHAVLAGLPAGVCNQWQVDCSGLTERQTAEVKRFIVGDYDVVLGMLERRLDDRTRGDSQVRREVAARLRSGANDPAPIHRALMRLADRGGVRTIVTTNFDLLLEVASQRLRSPVQTYALGSIPRPSRQMDFSGVLHIHGALDKNLSRFSELVLSDQDFGEFYLRRRVVPDFIYDAARLFHLVLVGYSANDPPMRYLLNAVAADGSRFDDLKERFTFFGTNAPDPVSLEDWKARGITPVHYDSNGNHNALLETLDRWSELSAINGRKAKIDAELRRIVKATRAAAPEPDRDLYDHLFRRSNASERVRLASLVSDAKADIGWLDAIVKIASEKERGRKS; via the coding sequence GTGAAGCCGGATATAGAAGATCGCGTAATTTCTCTTGGCAGTGGGCTAGCTGCGATTCCTGAGCGCCTTCTTTTAGCCCATGCTCGTGGCGAAGTCCTATTCATTTGTGGCGCAGGGATTTCGAGACCTGCAGGACTTCCTGATTTTCGTGAACTCGTAGTCGACATGTACGCGCGTCTGGACACTGGCGTTCATGCCGTCTTGGCAGGTTTGCCCGCTGGCGTGTGTAACCAGTGGCAAGTCGATTGTTCTGGCTTGACCGAACGCCAGACGGCTGAAGTTAAGCGGTTCATTGTCGGCGACTATGACGTTGTCCTGGGCATGCTTGAACGGCGTCTTGACGATCGAACCCGCGGTGACAGCCAAGTCAGGCGTGAAGTCGCTGCACGTCTCCGATCCGGCGCCAACGATCCTGCGCCGATTCATCGGGCACTCATGCGCCTCGCAGACCGAGGCGGGGTCAGGACCATTGTCACCACGAATTTTGATCTGCTACTCGAAGTAGCATCTCAGCGGCTTCGATCGCCCGTCCAAACCTATGCATTGGGTTCTATACCCAGGCCTTCTAGGCAGATGGATTTCTCGGGTGTGCTTCACATACATGGCGCTCTGGACAAAAACCTGTCTCGTTTTTCCGAGCTCGTGTTGTCGGATCAGGATTTCGGTGAATTCTACCTGCGGCGGCGAGTCGTGCCTGATTTCATATACGATGCGGCCCGCCTCTTTCACCTTGTCCTGGTCGGATATAGCGCAAACGATCCACCGATGCGTTACCTGCTGAATGCAGTGGCTGCCGATGGCAGTCGCTTTGACGACTTAAAAGAGCGGTTCACCTTCTTCGGCACAAACGCGCCCGATCCAGTATCATTGGAGGACTGGAAGGCGCGCGGGATCACGCCGGTTCACTACGACTCCAATGGCAATCACAATGCGTTACTGGAAACGCTTGACCGATGGTCTGAACTGTCGGCCATAAATGGAAGGAAAGCAAAGATCGACGCGGAGCTTCGCCGCATCGTCAAGGCAACCCGGGCGGCAGCCCCAGAACCTGATCGCGACTTATATGATCACCTTTTTCGCCGAAGCAATGCAAGCGAACGGGTGCGGTTAGCATCGCTAGTATCTGACGCGAAGGCGGACATTGGTTGGCTCGATGCCATCGTGAAAATCGCTAGTGAAAAAGAGCGGGGGCGGAAATCATGA